TTAAGTCATCACAAAAGTATTTCAATTCCTTCTAAGTTACCACCTCACCTAATACCCAATTTTTAATAAAGATTACCCACCCGGTGGTCTGAACCAAAAGCAATTATCAGGATCCATTGCTGGAAAACTTGAGACCTGGGCATTGATTCTGGTCTGGTCTGGTCTATTCCTTGCTGTCTGTTCTAAAATGGTAATCCCAGAGCACAGGTTTCCTCTAGCATAGCCTCCCTCTATCACCTCCTAGGCAATAGTAGAGAGTCACAGAATAAGACAAAAATGAGGACTTTAAATTGTACTTCTCAAGAGCCTTTCTGGACCcacgtcagctacaggaaggtgAACACACAGGTAGGCAATCTACCTCTCTAAAAAGAGGTCTGGCAGGATAGTTTGTGATCCTTCTATTCTTCTCACCATGACACAGTCCTTTCAAATCCTCTCCTTTAAACCCTTCACTTATTCTCTCATAAACTCACAAGCAGCACAAAAACTGCTCgtaacttttgtttctttttctatgcaTGTGAACCATCTCATAATGTCTTCAAAGAAAGATCGTCTAGGAGATGGCTAGTATGTGTACATCACATTGGCCAATAAGATCCTGGTACACAATTCTATTATTTGATTAAAGCAGTCTATCTTGAATGACAATCTACCTCCAACCCATCTTTCTAGGCTGAGTTCATGTTATATTTCCCACTCATTATATTCCAATCAAAGTGTCCTACTTGATATTCCCTTGCATACAATATTCCACGTTCCACCTCCATATCTTTGCACAAGCAAAGATGCCTTTTGTGAtgcccctccatttccaattagTAACATTCTCTACTCCACCAACTGGAAGATGAAACATCATGTAAATGTTTGTAAAGTCCTGCACTTAGGATCaaaaaattaaacatattttttattttatttctttttattacattttgagttccaaattgtcttcctctctcccaaccctatatcagaaaagtTTAGCATTATGTGtgtatttcttttgtttattttaatgctGTTATCTAGTTATTTCAGTAATAgttgactttgtgaccccatttgaaattggggttttttgttggggggttttggcaaagatactagagtggtttgccatttccttctccaacttattgtTCAGATGgcgaattgaggcaaacaggttaagtgactttcccaaggtcacaaagctagggagtttctgaggccagatttgaacacaggatctcctctctttgggcctggctttcaacccactgagccacccagctcccccttATCATTTCTTAACAGTACAGTAATGTCCCAAAGATCAATGTATTAGCACATGATGATGAAAGAATAGTTAGACAGcagtttagatttttaaaatctggtgaggaaaaaattatatataggaGATATTCAGAACCTCACCTGTAATCCTTTACTGTTCTTTGTATtgggaaatgttcatgtttggtATTTGTCCAGTTGGTTAGGACAAAAgggaaatgttctaaaatataaagaaaaaaggccTGAGGGAGGTAGTGATTGCAAGTTCAATAGGAATCAGCAAATGTAATGAAACCCAAAAAGCTAACTCTTAAGACTATGAATAGAAACCCAGGATTTAGAACAGAGTTGCCAAACCCTTTTCCCAGTTTGAGAGCCCCAGAGAGACttaagggagaaagtgcttgctttgggctgctggacagaaggatgaggcatgcaaaaaatgtgctgggcactgggaagaggggaaatggaaCAGCAACCTAAGTGCTGGCTGGGCACACATGCCACTACTTCTCCAAGGAGGATCTCCAATGAGAGAAAGTCTGTTTCTTCTGTCTACCACTCTGATCTGATCACTTCTGGAATGTAGTGTTCAATGCTAACATTCCTTTTAGTAAGGACATTCACTTGACAAGCATGACCAGAGTGAAGTAATCATATTGATGAGAGTGTGCCATACAAAATATGTGTGTAGCATGGCATGGAGTAATTGGAGAAATGTTTAGCCCAGAGAAGGAAGACTTACTGAGGAGCATATGAGAGGTGTGTGAGAGGAGGATTAGGTTTTTTCTGTTTGTGCTCAGAAGGCAAGAACAATGGATGGATGTTGCAGAGAGGAAGATTTAGAATTTCCTCATAATTTGAGTTCAAAATGAAATGGGTTTCCTCTGTTGCTACCACTTAAGATCTTCAAGTGGTAGCTGGATAACCACTTGTCAGACATGTGTCAAGAGGAATTCCTTTTCTGGAATGGATGGATTGGATCTAGGGATCTTTGGGATGTTTTTCAGCATGGAAATTCTCCAGTCCTCTCAAAGTTCTGTCCATTCTATCTTCCCATTGTCTCTTGTGTTTAACTTTGTCCATTCCCAATAACATCTCCTTAGCTCATAGAATGCACCCCCTAGTTCTCAGTGCCCTTGCTTCATACCTCCCATGAAACTATGCCTTCATCCTCTTCCAGTGGACTCAGTCCCAAACCTCAGTTCTTGGTCTGATTAGAAGCATAAacacctcagtcacttcccagctgtgtgaccctgggcaagtcacttgacccccattttctagcccttaccactcttctgccttggagccaatatacagtattgactccaagacagaagggaagggtttaaaaaaaaaaaagaagcattaacAGGCTCTCTGCAGAAGAGGTTAATTCAATTTCAACGTTATTCTTGCTACTGATCTCTGGATTGTGTGTCTCTCTCCTCATGCCATTGGATTAAGTTTATCAGAAAAACACAGCCCAAAGATGAGGGGTGGAGTACCAGGGGTGGGGATACAAATTCCAGAAGAGAACAGACTTAAAAAACATAACTGTAACTGAAGAACCAACTTTTGGGTCCAGTGGTATCCTCAAAGCCACCCTTTTCCCCCAGTCCTAGGACAGAAGTGAATTTCCTGCTAGGAGGACACAGTGCATAAGACAACAGTTATGTGCAGTAGTTACACAGCACAGCTCAGTGAAACTTAAGAGGTAAGTTGGCTTTCCTTCTTAATTCTTCTGCCAATCCTTATTTTGCCCTAAATCCAAACAGATTTTCCCCTTTTTGGAAGAAATCAATTTTCCCTTAGTTCTAGATATCTTAGTCTCCAGGGCATCCAAAACATTGAATCTCTTTACTATCTTCATCCTTAAGAGAAATTCCTATGGGCTAAGAATGTTAGAACAGTTTCATGGAGATCAATCCTTGGAGAGAAGGTAGTAACTAAAGGGATACATATGGTAAGGCCAGGCCATTTCTGGTACATAAAATAGTATAAACAAGAGTACAGAGATGGGTGGGaagaaacctagaaaaagaagGTGGCGGGAATGGAATGGAACACAAGCGAATCTAAGGGCTCGCCTTCAtaattctttcattctcttgGGCCTGCCTAGGAAAGACGTTATGGAACTCTGATACACTGACACCCTCTCACCCTGCCATAAACACCCTGTCTCCAGGGTAATTTTTTCCCTTAGGTATAATGGAGATTGTCAGTTCTTCAGGCTCCTTTCTCTCCAgctttctcatcttcctcttgCTTGAGACACATACATTGGCTTCAGGTAGGAGTATTTACTTCTCTCTGGCTCCCAAGGGGTTATCAGGTGGGTTATCAGGTGAGTTCTGAAGAATAACTCAAGAAAGACTTTTGTCATCCCATCTCACTCCAATTACTTCCCAAGTCATTCCCTCAATAACTACCAGTTCTTCCAACAAActctcagtttctcttttttcctttccaaagtcTTCTCAATATCCTTATCatcctgtcctttcttccttgatttcttccataggttctgctcctttttctttccagatGCCTTCTTCTGTCCCATTATAGCTCCCTAATTCCCCTCCcaccttttacattttttctctatgaactcatttctcttcctcaataGAGCAATTTTCCGTGATTGGACCTATAGAACCCATCCGGGCCTGGGTAGGAAGAATGGCAGACCTACCATGTTACCTGTCTCCCCAGAAAAATGCTCAAGCCATGAAGGTGATTTGGTTCCAATCTCTGGAAATAGTGCATCACTATGAAGATGGGCAGGATAAGTTTGACAATCAAAGCCCTAAATTCCAAGGGAGGACAGAGCTGGTGAAAGATGCCATCACTAGAGGAAATGTCACCCTGAGGATATGGAACATTACAGCAGCTGACAAAGGACACTACAAATGCCATTTTGATGATGGTTTGTATCAAGAAGAAGCTGGTATAGAACTACTTGTCTCAGGTGAGGAGTCAGAAGTGATGTTCCGGGGACTGGGGGCTTCAATGTGAAGAATTGGGAGAGTATTTTTCCCATCTGAATAATGACAAGTTTAGGGTTGTTGTCAGAGGAGGCAGGGAAACTGTTACAAGgatatcacttttaaaagactgatatatattaatttaaggtcgccaaggaattcggctatgtaattccttaatgaaaactcaagtcaggcgtcaaccttttatggagttttaattacaaacaggaggaagaaaggaattagagatagagagatagagggagagagaaaggggagaaaagggaatagggcttaaataccccttctgtttaggctgggccaaaaggcccaagcccttagatagctggggcaatgaaaggagatcagtccctattactcacgtgaccaaaaatggagaaacagtctccggagcccccactttcagcttccatcagcgcaagcttctcagagcacactgcaaccactccgacaaactcctcaaccaccttgagtcttcagacccccctatccttaaggaaaccattcaagttccctcccctcagtcctcacatctaccaatcacctgtccatcaatttccctgtgccaatggaggctctagcttaacccaggaccgcccagaggtctctggctttgcaaatgtctgttgaaggtcatattttcaaataattaaatctttgatcctttgctacagccctgtctaaatcctgttaacctgagtagggtagagattggaataattaaattttgatctaggctgcagcccttactcaatcctgttaggactgaatagggtggagattgattccaagtatctccattgtatcaattctaaaatcaatcatgactcaaagaaatttctgttctatgcttaagcataggtcaaagtcctttccattgttcagcaaaagaattctgtcctaaagtaatcttaagaagggaggagaaggaacctcccatgccaatggggttcacattccaatagtcaagacccactatcaataggaaatttttcaagtatgaaatttcccaatggtgaaatttccaacatttataagtctaagaaattttgaggtttacaatcccccctgatgatcattgggagactagtctccccattgatcatttaacataatcaatttgtagttctaaattcacttctaactaaagatatacaaaatattcaattttctaagacaaattagaatagtgagagaggaaatagaaaagaaaagaaagcaaaaccaatgtttgctaggcgcattgacagaaagccaaattaggggcagtcccttttggcataaatgtgtacagttacaataaatgttcaatcaaaagttcagtccaatcaatcacatccaaagttcattcttgatcttcttgatgaagtgtaggttttcggcatctttctgcaacagttcattctctggatataaaagtttcaagcttctttcttgaagatcttttctcaaacagaatcaaaatctttgatttttttttataaaagtaaaatcttaaacaaaattcttggatttttataaaaatacaatctcaaacaaaaaaaattcaaaaattcttagattttaaattaaaatacaatcccccctgaagtaagtatttaaaaaaaatatcaagtttagctcagaatgcaatgttcagttatgggggtgtatgtgtcaattatcaaaagaatagaaaaataatcaaaaacataagaaaaattcaaaatagaccttgtataggtccagtttaaagtaatttctatcccacaagtatgtaggacagaatgcagtaatatttcacttagccatttgtagccaagactacaggaagttgccataatgtaagaagaaaagaattagaattctattttgatggggaaatgtcattcccttgtctgatttttcctcagggatatagggagccagcatgatagtcaagctttgtacttgtttgagtacttcgaaaagagtgtagatacaaggaagtcctaagacttaaacataagttaagcgtcgcaacctcgagtctcactttaatatttcttgtgtgctcgattggcactattcaggtttagtctgtgctccttgtttttatcccttttcctggaatcagacacaaacattaatcacagtcctataatattttatcaataaatggcaggttcccatagtttaaagcttttaggcatatattgatattatagcaagagtatatatattaacttgtattactgcagggaaaaataatattaatattaattatgtgtaccttcagtacaaaaatgagaaaaaaatcaaatattctgataaaaaaaaataaaagaaaagaaataagaaaaaataagaaaaaatcagtaactcaatatattcttgaaaaaaacagcatccatctgtctatggattattacctccaattcttatgattagatagagtcacaattcatatgataggatagagtcaatcagtctcagcagaagatgctttcttcacatgtgagcagtgaatccaagagtctctttctccaatctttatagatgttggagtagttaataatatttggaatggtccttcccatgaaggttgagttgctccagttcgcttgaaattcttgatataaaccttatctcctgggttcaggtcatgcagagaaaagtctaatggtccggcttgtactgcagctccggattcataaagttcacgtagtttgtgctgtaactcctgtatataggaagcaatagtaatatctccccctaatagcgatgtataagccggggagaaaggcttagcctgtataggcggatgtccaaaaagcatctcaaatgatgaaatatgtaagtctcctctaggcctgcttctaagataaaatagggccagagggagaatttcaggccattttaaatgggtctcagtgcataatttgccaatcatagtcttaagttcttaattcatctttcctactatttggagaggagaaaaaaactgaaaaaggttaattaatatcaacaaaatcaatacaatctaagaagaatcatcattatattaggaagttccttgggcaccctcctgaagggcacctctctgaggttcattagcacctcgagcatgttttggacgagcgccatttctcatatattgttgttgttcattatcattataattttctttaattggaacattatcattaatttcccaattcctatttctataattctggtttctaaagttcttatttctatattcattatagttatttccatagtcattattataatttctggaattctggtttctataaccattatcatcatttctatagttattatttctaaaactattattaaactgtgtattccttccaaacatcctaagaaaggttctacattccatcatattgtggcccttcttcccacagaagtggcaagtaatggattgatatttggatttctggagaggggcaattgtcgttggttcattatcatgcccactttctaatttagtcatcctatctattaaatatctcatttttttctttatttcctctatgtcatcattattttcttcctccttttccttgtttccctttaaaacatatatagctgtttttcgcaattcttcaaggtccatatctgaccatcttgggcattgtattctaaaataattcttaattgctttgcaagaattgtttacaaagattcttctaacttgtcttaaactactctctttagttaagtcccaatctaagtatctgtccccaaactcgataattctgtccataaatctggagggtatttcttcttccttttgcttaattttttccagttccatccacttatctgtactgtctgcacattccttcatagccgtgaggatggcctctcttcaaaggtatagttgtagataatcctcaggattgttatattcccattcgggatcctgagatggccaatgtgctgcattacgcccccgggttttgttgacatgagcaattattttatttttttcacgttcacttaaaaaagcctgtggtaagttctcaacgtccttgtaagacggattatactgaaaaaatatgtctcccttcttttttgttactagaaaaggatcttgttcatatgtggggatatttcgtgtaaattcatttatttcttggggagtaaacggtatcctatgtcttaaagtcaccacatccccatttcgtcctatttcaggtattTCTCTTAGaagaaacaggcctctagttgaattttgcacctgtgggtcagtttgacaaggacaggtttctctaggaggacaagatctcccttgcattggaatttggttttctataggagaaggaacatgagaagctgggatttcaggggaagggttttggggattaaattcagacaagatttgcactacacgagagaagcagtctgttaactgggctatagggaaggtgttttccatctctatttcagggaaggaaatttcctcattcaaaggttcagaaacaggtctgtttctggtagagtggttgtttgccaattgatcctgtaagaaactttttagatcttctaattgggcttgcattttatcctcaatttttcctattttatcctcaatttttttattttatcatctctaaatatagtattgaggagtacaaaaatgacagtacctattaatataaaaatttggaggtatcctgcattcctcaatgcccctacttcttcagctgccatataattgccaaagaatgtagtattcatttttatatatatattttgtaatttcacaaaacacgtggggagcagggcaaagcaacaaactttccacagggtttttttttctaatccaggaacttgttccttaagggaaaggatatttagaaacagctcttccagccaggactttagagtcctgttgctgagatttaaaacagctgttttctgtctatcagagtcacacagctgggaagtatccgaggtcctatttgaacccaggaccttctgtctctagggctggctctcaatccgctgtgctacccagctgtcccttaagattaaagggaagaaaaagaaaaaactgctgattctaatttaacttaaggagaaaagagaagagagaaaaaggattttatactcacatgttctagcagctgtgtctttaagccaagtttttttttttttttaaagggactaagtggtgagacgtatagtaaaaaggcaaggaatttcagaagtttattgagaggattctttagactcccgtgtggtcagccacaatatGACAAGgatatcacttttaaaagactgatatatattaatttaaggtcgccaaggaattcagctatgtaattccttaatgaaaactcaagtcagccatcaaccttttatggagttttaattacaaacaggaggaagaaaggaattagagatagagagatagagggagagagaaaggggagaaaagggaatagggcttaaataccccttctgtttaggctgggccaaaaggcccaagcccttagatagctggggcaatgaaaggagatcagtccctattactcacgtgaccaaaaatgtaGAAACAGTCCccgaggcccccaccttcagcttccttcagtgcaAGCTTCTCCGaccacaccgcaaccactccgacaaactcctcaaccaccttgagtcttcagacccccctatccttaaggaaaccattc
This sequence is a window from Monodelphis domestica isolate mMonDom1 chromosome 3, mMonDom1.pri, whole genome shotgun sequence. Protein-coding genes within it:
- the LOC107648942 gene encoding myelin-oligodendrocyte glycoprotein-like, which translates into the protein MEIVSSSGSFLSSFLIFLLLETHTLASEQFSVIGPIEPIRAWVGRMADLPCYLSPQKNAQAMKVIWFQSLEIVHHYEDGQDKFDNQSPKFQGRTELVKDAITRGNVTLRIWNITAADKGHYKCHFDDGLYQEEAGIELLVSGEESEVMFRGLGASM